TTTCAAAATCGGTTGCCGTGGGAATTAAATTTTTACCCAATCCCTCAATTCTGTAAGGATAAATTTCATTGGTATCCAATGTACCCGTTTCATGATATTTCTTGAGTACAGAACCGTATGCATCAACACCTATCACCTTAATATTAGGATTTTGTTCCTTTAAAAAACGGGCCGTTCCAGATATTGTTCCTCCAGTGCCGCTGCAGGCCACAAGATGTGTAATTTGTCCAGATGTTTGTTCCCATATTTCAGGACCGGTAGACCGGTAATGGGCCTCCATATTCAATTCATTAAAATATTGATTGATATAGATGGAATTTTTTGTTTCATCGTGCAAACGTTTTGCTACCTGATAGTAGGACCTGGGATCATCTGCGCTTACATGTGCCGGACAAACATAGACTTCTGCACCCATTGAACGAAGCATGTCTATTTTATCTGCAGAAGATTTTGAACTGACCGCTAAAATACACTTGTATCCTTTAATGATACTTACCATGGCTATACTAAATCCTGTATTACCAGAGGTAGTCTCAATAATGGTGCTTCCTTCCTTTAAAAGACCTTTTCTTTCGGCCTCCTCTATGATATGGATTGCAATACGATCTTTGGATGAGTGTCCTGGATTAAACGCCTCGACTTTGGCATAAAAGTCACCTGTTAGATTTTCGGTAATTCGATTAAGTTTTACCAGCGGTGTTTTCCCAATTAATTCTAAGATATTGTTGTAAGCCTTTATCTTATTTTCCATAAGGGGGATAAGTTTTATTTATTTTTAGCAAATCAAGGATTTGTTAAAATTTGCTACAAAATTACTATTTTTTTTCTACAGTACTATTTTTCCTTCCAAATCTAACAAAAATGCGTATTCCTTTGCTGCCTCACGCAATGCCTCAAACCTACCTGAAGCACCGCCATGTCCTGCTTCCATATTAATGTCAAAAAATAAAAAAGTATCATTTTTTTTCAACTCCCTAAGCTTGGACACCCATTTGGCCGGTTCAAAATATTGTACCTGGGAGTCATGTAGACCGGTTGTTACCAACAAATTGGGATAATCCTGTGCTTTTACATTGTCATAAGGAGAATAGGATTTCATATAATTATAATATTCCAATTCATTGGGATTTCCCCATTCGTCGTATTCCCCTGTAGTCAATGGTATGGAATCATCTAGCATAGTGGTAACGACATCGACAAAAGGAACCGAGGCAATTACCCCGTTATAGAGTAGCGGTTCCAAATTTATTACCACACCCATTAAGAGTCCGCCTGCGGAGCCTCCCATGGCATATAGGTGTTTTGAACTACTTATTTTCTGTGCTATTAAATACTTGGAACAGTCAACAAAATCTGTAAACGTGTTCATTTTTTTAAGAAGCTTTCCTTCCTCATACCATTTTCTACCTAAATATTCGCCTCCACGAATATGGGCAATGGCATAGACAAAACCCCGATCCAACAAACTCAATCTCACTGTGGAAAAATAAGGATCTATGGTATATCCGTAAGACCCATAGGCATACTGCAACAATGGTGTATTCTCGTTAAGGGCAGTATCTTTATGATGTACTAAAGAAATAGGAATCTTAGAACCGTCCCTGGCCGGAGCCCATAGTCGTTTTTCAATGTAGTTCTCCTTGTTAAAATTTCCACCTAGCACTTCTTGCTCTTTCATAACGGTCTCCTCCCTTGTGGCCATATTGAAGTCGATTACAGAACTGGGGGTGGTGAGGGAATTGTAGCTGTATCTAAGGATTTCCGTATCGAAATCCCGATTATTGCCTACATGGGCCGTATAGGTTTCACTTTCAAATGGAAGGTAATAGGCATCAGAACCGTCCCATCTAATAATCCTGATTTGGTTAAGGCCATTTTCACGTTCAGAAAGCACATAGTATTCCTTAAAAATATCCACATCCTCTAGCAATACATCCTCCCTGTGCCCAATAAATTCCTTCCAATGTTCAAAATAGGTGTTTTGCTCCCCTACCTTCATTAATTTAAAATTTGTAGCTCCATCCTTATTGGTTAAGACGTAAAAGGAATCCCTGTAATGGTAAATGGAATATTCTACCCCCCTTTGTCGTGGTGAAAACACTTTAAATCCCTCGTCCGGTCTTTCCAAGGATAGAATCTGAAATTCTGAAGTTAAGGTACTGTGGGAGCCTATTACAACATATTTTTTTGATTTAGTCTTATATACGAAGGTGCTAAAAGTGTCGTCCTTTTCATGAAAAACCAGTTCGTCATCAGATTCTGGAGTTCCTAGAATATGCTTGTAAATTTTGTCAGAGCGTAAGGTTACAGTATCCTTTTTGGTATAGTAAAACGTTTTATTGTCGTTGGCCCAAACTCCCCCGCCAGTGGTATTCAAAATTGTATCGGCATATATTTCACCTGTTTTCAAATTCTTTACCCGCAATGTATATTCTCTTCTGGAAACCGTATCTACCCCAAAAATGGCCAATGAATTATCTGGACTGACAGCAATACCGCCCATACTGAAGTAATCATGAC
This window of the Maribacter cobaltidurans genome carries:
- a CDS encoding PLP-dependent cysteine synthase family protein — its product is MENKIKAYNNILELIGKTPLVKLNRITENLTGDFYAKVEAFNPGHSSKDRIAIHIIEEAERKGLLKEGSTIIETTSGNTGFSIAMVSIIKGYKCILAVSSKSSADKIDMLRSMGAEVYVCPAHVSADDPRSYYQVAKRLHDETKNSIYINQYFNELNMEAHYRSTGPEIWEQTSGQITHLVACSGTGGTISGTARFLKEQNPNIKVIGVDAYGSVLKKYHETGTLDTNEIYPYRIEGLGKNLIPTATDFEIIDEFIKVSDAESAHTAREISKTEGMFVGYTSGAAMQALKQLDAMEVFDKDSKVVVIFPDHGSRYMSKIYSDQWMEDQGFFEANQVEEKQEIQYIK
- a CDS encoding S9 family peptidase encodes the protein MIKKKAPVTKKVPKELIVHNDVRIDNYYWLNDRENPEVIAYLNSENDYYNEMTSHTKALQEELFKEMKSRIKEDDESVPYTLNGYWYKTRYEVGKEYPVYSRFRESLESEEEIMFNGNEMAEGHDYFSMGGIAVSPDNSLAIFGVDTVSRREYTLRVKNLKTGEIYADTILNTTGGGVWANDNKTFYYTKKDTVTLRSDKIYKHILGTPESDDELVFHEKDDTFSTFVYKTKSKKYVVIGSHSTLTSEFQILSLERPDEGFKVFSPRQRGVEYSIYHYRDSFYVLTNKDGATNFKLMKVGEQNTYFEHWKEFIGHREDVLLEDVDIFKEYYVLSERENGLNQIRIIRWDGSDAYYLPFESETYTAHVGNNRDFDTEILRYSYNSLTTPSSVIDFNMATREETVMKEQEVLGGNFNKENYIEKRLWAPARDGSKIPISLVHHKDTALNENTPLLQYAYGSYGYTIDPYFSTVRLSLLDRGFVYAIAHIRGGEYLGRKWYEEGKLLKKMNTFTDFVDCSKYLIAQKISSSKHLYAMGGSAGGLLMGVVINLEPLLYNGVIASVPFVDVVTTMLDDSIPLTTGEYDEWGNPNELEYYNYMKSYSPYDNVKAQDYPNLLVTTGLHDSQVQYFEPAKWVSKLRELKKNDTFLFFDINMEAGHGGASGRFEALREAAKEYAFLLDLEGKIVL